In Tsuneonella dongtanensis, a single window of DNA contains:
- a CDS encoding Crp/Fnr family transcriptional regulator, with product MVDDVAKYPLTGRFLMGRSRHALGEREKELLELSIEQVIAYDRPTRILARGALADRSTMLIEGFILRTIEENNRRYVVGIQVPGDFVDLHAYALKRLDHDVVTIGPAKVGHVSHDRIGHIHQTVPHLSRLFWFSTLLDAAIHRQWTLKLEQLKASRRVAHRIAEIWTRLEMVGLGRPSGFRSPLTQTDLADMCGTTPIHMNRALAEMRREEVMEFRRGLVVVRDRAKLERYGDFDPAYLYGDGPLHVEHELDDVV from the coding sequence ATGGTGGACGATGTCGCAAAGTATCCGCTCACGGGCCGGTTCCTCATGGGCCGTTCGCGCCATGCGTTGGGCGAGCGGGAGAAAGAGCTGCTTGAATTGTCGATCGAGCAGGTGATTGCCTACGATCGACCGACCCGTATCCTCGCACGCGGCGCGCTAGCCGACCGATCGACCATGCTCATCGAAGGCTTCATCCTGCGCACGATCGAGGAGAACAACCGGCGCTACGTCGTCGGCATCCAGGTACCGGGGGACTTCGTCGACCTCCACGCCTACGCACTGAAGCGCCTCGACCACGACGTCGTCACCATCGGTCCGGCGAAAGTGGGTCACGTCTCACATGACCGGATCGGGCACATCCACCAGACGGTGCCGCACCTCTCCCGGCTGTTCTGGTTTTCCACCTTGCTCGACGCGGCCATCCACCGCCAGTGGACCTTGAAGCTCGAGCAGCTCAAGGCCAGTCGCCGCGTCGCGCACCGGATCGCGGAGATCTGGACGCGGCTCGAGATGGTCGGGCTGGGCCGGCCGTCCGGATTTCGCTCCCCGCTGACCCAGACAGACCTCGCCGACATGTGCGGGACGACGCCGATCCACATGAACCGCGCCCTCGCCGAAATGCGCCGCGAGGAGGTGATGGAATTCCGCCGCGGCCTCGTGGTCGTGCGCGATCGGGCCAAGCTGGAGCGATACGGGGATTTCGACCCTGCCTATCTCTATGGCGATGGCCCGCTTCACGTCGAACACGAGCTCGACGACGTCGTCTGA
- a CDS encoding DUF2339 domain-containing protein, which translates to MHSVPAQLEKTRSTVEAGAVMEFVVIALIVATVVLWRRVSSLERRLAEQSVLPFDIAPAAPIAASARPASKVWEPEQSQVADPVAAVEAKPPESRLALPSFDFEDLFGRMLPIWAGGVTLAVAGFFLVRWSIDAGLLTPAVRVLLAGLFGVALVAGAEVAFRWRERVADPRVAQALAGAGLATLYAAFYLAGSTYGLIGSTFAFLGLAAVTAAAIGLSFRFGLPSAVLALVGGFAAPVLVGSEDANLPLLTLYLALVTAGLAFTGRRQDRAWLGVAALAGGLGWGALLLAGGAASETADAAILGAYLVMLGAILPALAGGGGRPHWLVRVGTAGLAAFQIAVLVEQGGFGGLEWGLYLLLGGALAWFGWREPAMREANAVAAAVGIVLLAVWPTPPAGEFALVATGLAAIFALVPLAQLWRGHGREIDVAQAAGVALGLAGVIHGRFALGLGDAVEPLLALALLAVAAIAALGASLARRAEGADHRWAWLAQGVAALVAYDAVAQLAPDAALAWIAALAVIVLAWRGRGLAGALATLAALAGAWALIPLNDWLEEGLYGLAGSAVMAIDLPTLRAMAQSLLPVVAAASAWRLLAGPTDTTRRVLEAVAVAGLLVSVHIAYRHVFAGIAGTDFAATGVIERAGWEGLLLAAACLTMARGLNRVALALALAALAHFGWFAVILHNPLWANQAVGPLPIANALVPMYGAGLAGLVLLRRRLPDDPPWLRWTADGATMALLALFALSQLRQAFAGSILTATAVGPTEDLLRSLAGIVLAIGFLLWGSRGGGRTWRIGSLAAMVIAVLKVFLVDAAGLEGLARVGSFMALGFSLIGIGWFYNRQLREPAREIAAP; encoded by the coding sequence GTGCATTCGGTTCCGGCGCAGCTTGAAAAAACGCGCTCGACGGTCGAGGCTGGCGCTGTGATGGAATTCGTCGTCATTGCGCTGATCGTGGCGACGGTCGTCCTCTGGCGGCGCGTAAGCAGCCTCGAACGGCGCCTTGCCGAACAGTCCGTCCTTCCGTTCGACATCGCCCCTGCGGCCCCCATCGCAGCGAGTGCGCGACCGGCCAGCAAGGTCTGGGAGCCAGAGCAATCGCAGGTCGCCGATCCGGTTGCCGCAGTGGAAGCCAAGCCTCCGGAATCTCGACTTGCGCTGCCGAGCTTCGATTTCGAAGACCTCTTCGGTCGGATGCTGCCGATTTGGGCGGGCGGTGTCACGCTGGCGGTGGCCGGGTTCTTCCTCGTGCGGTGGTCGATCGATGCCGGGCTGCTGACTCCGGCGGTGCGGGTTCTGCTCGCGGGCCTGTTCGGGGTCGCGCTTGTCGCGGGGGCGGAAGTGGCGTTCCGATGGCGTGAACGGGTCGCCGATCCGCGGGTCGCGCAGGCGCTCGCCGGTGCCGGGCTCGCGACACTCTACGCGGCTTTCTACCTTGCCGGGAGCACTTACGGGCTGATCGGATCGACCTTCGCGTTTCTCGGGCTGGCCGCGGTGACCGCCGCGGCGATCGGGCTGTCGTTCCGGTTCGGCTTGCCGAGCGCGGTTCTCGCGCTGGTCGGCGGATTTGCCGCACCCGTGCTGGTCGGCAGCGAAGATGCGAACCTGCCGCTGCTTACGCTTTACCTCGCGCTGGTGACCGCGGGCCTCGCGTTTACCGGGCGGCGCCAAGACCGCGCGTGGCTCGGCGTGGCGGCGCTGGCGGGCGGGCTCGGCTGGGGTGCGCTCCTGCTCGCCGGAGGTGCTGCGAGCGAGACGGCAGATGCCGCGATCCTGGGCGCCTATCTCGTAATGCTCGGGGCAATCCTGCCCGCGCTCGCCGGAGGCGGCGGGCGTCCGCACTGGCTCGTACGGGTGGGCACGGCCGGACTCGCGGCATTCCAGATCGCGGTGCTGGTCGAACAGGGCGGCTTCGGCGGCCTTGAATGGGGGCTCTACCTGCTGCTCGGTGGCGCCCTCGCATGGTTCGGTTGGCGCGAACCGGCGATGCGGGAGGCGAATGCCGTCGCGGCGGCAGTCGGGATTGTCCTGCTGGCGGTCTGGCCGACGCCCCCGGCGGGCGAGTTCGCGCTTGTGGCGACCGGGCTGGCGGCGATCTTCGCGCTGGTCCCGCTGGCGCAGCTATGGCGCGGACATGGGCGCGAGATCGACGTGGCACAGGCTGCCGGTGTCGCGCTCGGACTGGCGGGTGTCATCCACGGCCGCTTCGCCTTGGGGCTTGGCGATGCGGTGGAGCCATTGTTGGCCCTGGCATTGCTGGCCGTGGCCGCCATCGCTGCTCTGGGGGCATCGCTCGCACGGCGCGCCGAGGGAGCCGACCATCGTTGGGCCTGGCTTGCGCAAGGCGTCGCTGCGCTTGTCGCCTACGACGCCGTCGCCCAGTTGGCACCGGATGCCGCCCTGGCCTGGATCGCCGCACTGGCCGTAATCGTGCTGGCCTGGCGAGGGAGGGGGCTTGCCGGAGCGCTCGCCACCCTGGCGGCGCTGGCAGGTGCATGGGCGCTAATTCCGCTCAACGACTGGCTGGAGGAAGGCCTCTATGGCCTTGCGGGGAGCGCCGTGATGGCGATCGACCTGCCAACCCTGCGCGCGATGGCGCAATCGCTATTGCCTGTCGTCGCGGCGGCGAGCGCATGGCGACTGCTTGCCGGACCGACCGATACAACCCGCCGCGTGCTGGAAGCAGTCGCGGTCGCGGGGCTGCTCGTCTCCGTCCACATCGCGTACCGCCATGTGTTCGCCGGGATTGCGGGGACCGACTTCGCGGCGACCGGGGTCATCGAGCGTGCCGGGTGGGAGGGTTTGCTGCTCGCAGCGGCATGTCTGACCATGGCGCGCGGGCTGAACCGGGTGGCGCTCGCTCTCGCGCTGGCGGCCCTCGCGCATTTCGGCTGGTTCGCCGTGATCCTCCACAACCCGCTGTGGGCGAATCAAGCGGTCGGCCCGTTGCCGATCGCCAATGCCCTCGTGCCGATGTACGGCGCCGGGCTTGCGGGGCTGGTCCTGCTGCGACGCCGGTTGCCGGACGATCCGCCGTGGCTGCGCTGGACAGCCGATGGTGCGACGATGGCGCTGCTTGCCCTCTTCGCGCTGTCGCAGCTGCGACAGGCGTTCGCAGGTTCGATCCTCACCGCCACGGCCGTCGGGCCCACGGAGGACCTGCTTCGCTCGCTCGCCGGTATCGTGCTCGCGATCGGGTTCCTCCTGTGGGGTTCGCGCGGCGGCGGGCGGACCTGGCGCATCGGTTCGCTCGCGGCGATGGTGATCGCGGTGCTCAAGGTGTTCCTGGTCGACGCCGCCGGGCTCGAGGGGCTGGCGCGGGTCGGCTCGTTCATGGCGCTGGGCTTCAGCCTTATCGGCATCGGCTGGTTCTACAACCGCCAGCTTCGCGAACCCGCCAGGGAAATCGCCGCGCCGTAA
- a CDS encoding response regulator transcription factor — MDVVNIFLTDSSAETMDDFVHAGRRYTFARIGGEGPQRLVEGPVWAFVDWVLPELAGLEMCRRLRSDPRTSEAHITMVLEEDDPEDRRRALKAGADDYMLGPVDRTAVLDRVIAVDPLQQQRSIGQRFEVGDLTIDMAALQARWSGTPLVLPPNEFRLLLYFAENPNRVMTREQLIAGLGKQEPAIDARTVDVWIGRLRRALKAAGAGNPLRTVRSLGYVLDLP, encoded by the coding sequence ATGGACGTGGTCAATATTTTCCTCACCGACAGCAGCGCCGAGACGATGGACGATTTCGTCCACGCCGGGCGCCGCTACACTTTTGCCCGCATCGGCGGCGAAGGACCGCAACGGCTGGTAGAGGGTCCGGTCTGGGCGTTCGTCGACTGGGTGCTGCCCGAGCTTGCGGGGCTCGAGATGTGCCGCCGCCTACGCTCCGATCCGCGCACGAGCGAAGCCCACATCACCATGGTCCTGGAGGAAGACGACCCCGAGGATCGTAGGCGTGCGTTGAAGGCTGGCGCCGACGATTACATGCTGGGCCCCGTCGACCGGACGGCGGTGCTCGACCGGGTCATAGCGGTCGATCCACTGCAACAGCAGCGCAGCATCGGCCAGCGTTTCGAGGTCGGCGATCTGACCATCGACATGGCGGCGCTCCAGGCGCGCTGGAGTGGTACCCCTCTCGTGCTTCCGCCCAACGAGTTTCGCCTGCTGCTCTATTTCGCGGAGAACCCCAACCGGGTCATGACGCGCGAACAGCTCATCGCCGGGCTCGGCAAGCAGGAGCCGGCGATCGATGCGCGCACGGTCGACGTGTGGATCGGCCGCCTGCGCCGCGCACTCAAGGCTGCGGGCGCGGGCAATCCGCTGCGCACCGTGCGCTCGCTCGGCTACGTGCTGGATCTTCCCTGA
- a CDS encoding TonB-dependent receptor domain-containing protein yields MRRLRPYAAALLAGTGLVAAPALAQAQPQPLPTAGEQVAEPAPEPAPEPIEADEQVEEEVEISAPGSEGAEIVVTGRFIPEPVRNTAQVVSVLSAGEIARTGDGDIAGALVRVTGLSVNTNGFVYVRGLGDRYSLALLNGLALPSPEPLRRVVPLDIFPTSIVSSAVVQKSYSVNYPGEYGGGAINLTTASLPDDNYLTLGVGISGDSETTAQLGYTYYGSKRDVFGFDDGTRDLPGALRDNDGALVDAGVLENEDTLILQRNRQIPANFSASLAAGYGTDFGDTRFGAIASASFSNGWKTRGATQQTATAGSLVNSSYGVRTENKIQASGLLALGLDLPQGHKVRLTNVFIRDTSKVARVRGAFENIQTPFEDLEDDRLSGPYDSLNYESSYVQRQLFTSQAVGEFEFGAIELDLRGSYSKSDRDSPYERTTQYRYVGSTGGYAVRLGVPTGVIFSALDETVWAGGADIGYDLTGIVNGKLSAGYAYSDTARTFQSLNFVYDDGGAPIAGTGQSYLPIYLLLSPELIDFEDITLRQVNRAYGQAQYGGDLTVHGAYVRADVEVATGLRLEAGVRYEDAEQLLTLPDLYGNNPAGAGNAAVITKANDYWLPAATATWNFAEDFQFRLHGSKTIARPQFRELGTIPVLDVESDRVLAGNPFLTDSVLWNAETRVEWYPARGERVSLAGFFKSLDAPIETIATIDAAGTLQVTNANAPKATLYGVEAEVVKYIGLEGLGDALAPYRIALSANYTWSKSKLKVGAGDTTVLFPGNIDSPLIAPATQVFTDGSPLTGQSEHLANFQFGIENTDRLEQLTFLLTYASERVTSRGANTGGVLDPDIIERPGFNLDIVARQGFEWPGFGEMELKFEARNVLGRGHIEFQDYGTGRAAINNYDIGTTFAASLSAKF; encoded by the coding sequence ATGCGCCGCCTGCGACCCTACGCCGCCGCTCTCCTCGCGGGGACCGGCCTTGTCGCCGCGCCTGCCCTTGCGCAGGCCCAGCCCCAGCCGCTTCCGACCGCCGGCGAGCAAGTCGCCGAGCCTGCCCCCGAGCCGGCCCCAGAACCGATAGAGGCCGACGAGCAGGTCGAGGAGGAAGTCGAGATCTCCGCTCCCGGCTCCGAAGGCGCCGAGATCGTCGTCACCGGACGCTTCATCCCCGAACCGGTGCGCAACACCGCGCAAGTGGTGAGCGTCCTGTCGGCGGGCGAAATCGCCCGTACCGGCGACGGAGACATCGCGGGCGCACTGGTGCGGGTGACCGGACTTTCGGTCAACACCAACGGCTTCGTCTATGTCCGTGGTCTGGGCGATCGCTACAGCCTCGCGCTGTTGAATGGACTGGCCCTGCCCTCGCCCGAGCCGCTGCGCCGCGTCGTCCCGCTGGATATCTTCCCCACCAGCATCGTCTCAAGTGCGGTCGTCCAGAAAAGCTACTCGGTCAATTATCCGGGCGAATACGGCGGTGGTGCTATCAACCTCACCACCGCTTCGCTCCCCGACGATAACTACCTGACCCTCGGCGTCGGTATCAGCGGCGACAGCGAAACAACCGCCCAGCTCGGCTACACCTATTATGGCAGCAAGCGCGACGTCTTCGGCTTCGACGACGGCACCCGCGACTTGCCGGGCGCGCTGCGCGATAATGACGGCGCCCTGGTCGATGCCGGAGTCCTCGAGAACGAGGATACGCTCATCCTCCAGCGCAACCGGCAAATCCCGGCCAATTTCAGCGCTTCGCTCGCCGCGGGCTACGGCACCGACTTCGGCGACACCCGGTTCGGCGCGATTGCCAGCGCCAGCTTCTCGAATGGCTGGAAGACACGCGGCGCGACGCAGCAGACCGCCACCGCCGGATCGCTGGTCAACAGCAGCTACGGCGTGCGGACCGAGAACAAGATCCAGGCGAGCGGCCTTCTCGCTCTCGGCCTCGACCTGCCGCAGGGCCACAAGGTGCGCCTGACGAACGTGTTCATCCGCGACACGTCCAAGGTGGCCCGGGTGCGCGGCGCTTTCGAGAACATCCAGACGCCGTTCGAGGATCTCGAGGACGACCGGCTTTCCGGCCCCTACGATTCGCTCAATTACGAAAGCAGTTACGTCCAGCGCCAGCTGTTCACTTCGCAGGCGGTCGGCGAGTTCGAGTTCGGCGCGATCGAACTGGACCTGCGTGGCAGCTATTCGAAATCGGACCGCGATTCCCCATACGAGCGCACCACACAGTATCGCTACGTCGGCAGCACCGGCGGTTACGCGGTAAGGCTTGGGGTGCCCACGGGGGTCATTTTCAGCGCGCTCGACGAGACCGTCTGGGCCGGCGGCGCCGATATCGGGTACGATCTCACCGGCATCGTCAATGGCAAGCTGTCGGCCGGATACGCCTACAGCGACACGGCGCGAACGTTCCAGAGCCTGAACTTCGTCTATGACGACGGCGGCGCGCCGATCGCCGGCACGGGCCAGTCGTACCTGCCGATCTACCTCCTGCTCAGCCCGGAGCTCATCGACTTCGAGGACATCACGCTACGCCAGGTGAACCGGGCGTACGGCCAGGCGCAGTATGGGGGCGACCTCACCGTCCACGGTGCGTACGTCCGCGCCGACGTCGAGGTGGCGACCGGCCTGCGGCTGGAAGCGGGCGTTCGCTACGAGGACGCCGAGCAGTTGCTCACCCTGCCGGACCTCTATGGGAACAATCCCGCGGGAGCGGGCAACGCTGCGGTCATAACCAAGGCCAATGATTACTGGCTCCCCGCAGCCACCGCGACGTGGAATTTCGCCGAGGACTTCCAGTTCCGACTCCACGGATCGAAGACGATCGCCCGCCCGCAGTTTCGCGAGCTGGGCACCATCCCCGTCCTCGACGTCGAGTCTGACCGCGTCCTCGCCGGCAATCCGTTCCTGACCGACAGCGTGCTGTGGAATGCGGAGACCCGCGTCGAATGGTATCCCGCGCGGGGCGAACGGGTGTCGCTTGCGGGGTTCTTCAAGTCGCTCGACGCGCCGATCGAAACGATCGCCACAATCGACGCCGCGGGGACGCTCCAGGTAACCAATGCGAACGCGCCCAAGGCCACGCTCTACGGCGTCGAGGCCGAAGTCGTGAAGTACATCGGGCTCGAAGGTCTGGGCGATGCACTGGCACCCTATCGCATTGCGCTGTCGGCCAACTATACCTGGAGCAAGTCGAAGCTGAAGGTCGGGGCGGGCGACACGACCGTGCTGTTTCCCGGAAACATCGACAGCCCGCTGATCGCTCCTGCGACGCAGGTATTCACCGACGGCAGCCCGTTGACGGGCCAGTCGGAGCACCTCGCGAACTTCCAGTTCGGCATCGAGAACACCGACCGCCTCGAACAGCTCACGTTCCTGCTCACCTACGCGAGCGAGCGGGTCACTTCGCGCGGTGCGAACACCGGCGGGGTGCTCGATCCGGACATTATCGAACGGCCCGGGTTCAACCTCGACATCGTCGCCCGTCAGGGCTTCGAATGGCCGGGCTTCGGCGAGATGGAGTTGAAGTTCGAGGCGCGCAACGTCCTGGGACGCGGGCACATCGAGTTCCAGGACTACGGGACCGGTCGCGCAGCGATCAACAACTACGACATCGGCACGACGTTCGCCGCCTCGCTCAGCGCGAAATTCTAG
- a CDS encoding lytic transglycosylase domain-containing protein — protein MILARAGIGTAIALLCAAAPAHADVMEIGPTGPRWISGALAVAPAPVEAAEDPGLVELSADFAVPPSAVADAAAQSGIVPALYAAKVAELARRFDLSPTLIEAVVWQESRWNAAARSPVGARGLAQLMPGTARYLGVNPDDPFANLEGGARYLREQMDRFDGDIEKALAAYNAGPGRVIAAGGIPRIRETQGYVAAIMGRLSDHSRKPN, from the coding sequence ATGATTCTTGCCCGCGCGGGCATTGGGACGGCGATTGCGCTCTTGTGCGCCGCGGCTCCCGCGCATGCCGACGTGATGGAGATCGGGCCGACGGGTCCGCGCTGGATTTCCGGCGCTCTCGCGGTCGCGCCGGCGCCAGTCGAGGCCGCCGAGGACCCGGGACTTGTCGAACTGTCCGCCGATTTCGCCGTGCCGCCGTCCGCTGTCGCCGACGCTGCGGCGCAGTCGGGAATCGTGCCGGCGCTCTATGCCGCCAAGGTCGCCGAACTCGCACGCCGCTTCGATCTCAGTCCGACCCTGATCGAGGCGGTGGTCTGGCAGGAAAGCCGCTGGAATGCCGCGGCCCGCTCGCCGGTGGGCGCCCGCGGGCTCGCACAACTGATGCCCGGCACCGCGCGGTACCTCGGCGTCAATCCGGACGATCCGTTCGCCAATCTCGAAGGCGGGGCGCGTTACCTGCGCGAGCAGATGGACCGCTTCGACGGCGACATCGAAAAGGCGCTCGCCGCCTACAACGCGGGTCCGGGGCGGGTCATCGCCGCCGGCGGCATCCCGCGCATCCGCGAAACTCAAGGGTATGTGGCCGCCATAATGGGCCGCCTGTCCGACCACTCACGAAAGCCCAACTGA
- a CDS encoding TrbC/VirB2 family protein: protein MLRFVRFLPVSLLAVSSAAFAQDPQGSGPIVAALSWLQGTLLGNVATAVAVMAVAAVGFMMLTGRLNWRFGATVIIGVFILFGSASIVAGIQGAAAGT from the coding sequence ATGCTTCGTTTCGTACGTTTTCTTCCCGTTTCACTGCTCGCCGTTTCGAGCGCCGCCTTCGCGCAGGACCCGCAAGGGTCGGGCCCCATCGTCGCGGCGCTGTCGTGGTTGCAAGGCACGCTGCTTGGCAACGTCGCCACGGCCGTCGCTGTGATGGCGGTCGCCGCGGTAGGGTTCATGATGCTGACGGGTAGGCTCAACTGGCGTTTCGGCGCGACCGTGATCATCGGCGTGTTCATCCTGTTCGGATCGGCGAGCATCGTCGCCGGCATCCAGGGCGCGGCGGCCGGGACCTGA
- a CDS encoding type IV secretion system protein VirB3, which translates to MELVRHPVHRALTRPQMFAGVTYNYFIINFALTTELFLITGSWWALPAALVFHGIGYFACLREPRIFDLWLTKVSKCPRVPNWKRWGCNSYAA; encoded by the coding sequence ATGGAACTCGTGCGCCATCCCGTCCATCGCGCGCTCACCCGCCCGCAGATGTTCGCGGGGGTGACCTACAACTATTTCATCATCAACTTCGCGCTGACGACGGAACTGTTCCTGATCACCGGCAGCTGGTGGGCGCTGCCCGCCGCGCTGGTGTTCCACGGCATCGGCTACTTCGCCTGCCTGCGCGAACCGCGTATCTTCGACCTGTGGCTGACCAAGGTCAGCAAATGTCCCCGCGTTCCGAACTGGAAGCGCTGGGGCTGCAACAGTTACGCCGCCTGA
- a CDS encoding VirB4 family type IV secretion/conjugal transfer ATPase, with product MSKWIGAAAWSAKEARAGDRLPYAKLIDGNTVLLRDGSVMTALQVPGLLFETEDSDALNHHAATREVMLRSTLDARFVLYHHVIRRRVQIELEAEFPDPLTAHIDRRWKERLAGGSLFVNDQFVTLIRRPARGKAGLAEKASRMWSRKGQREVEADPRDVRALKAAATGLVASLQAYGAALLDDYEGPSGATNNEILELLSALYNGEMRPVRRPADETDIGQMLPYRRASFGLDAMELRGSGEPDFAALLSLKDYPEATSPGLLDALLRQPFEMVVSESYAPSERTTARERMDLAIRRLKSADEEAMAERHDMLAARDALGNGAVGFGDHHLTVLVRERSLPSLDEATAACAAALADTGAIVVREDTNLEPAFWAQFPGNEAYIARRAMISSANMASFGSFHGMALGQADGNHWGEAVTLLQTTSQTPFFFNFHTGDLGNFTVIGPSGSGKTVVMNFLAAQAQKFSPRTILFDKDRGAELFIRGIGGRYDRIASGEPTGFNPLALPDTPGNRAFLREWLAVLLKAEGPEELATIAGAVDAAYANDASLRRLRHFRELLSGAKRPQPGDLADRLSAWISGGEHSWLFDNDHDRLDLSQRVLGFDMTALLESPRLRTPTMMYLFHRIEERLDGKPTMLLIDEGWKALDDEVFAARIRDWLKTLRKRNALVGFATQSARDALESRIATALVEQTATMIFMPNARARAEDYCDGFGLTQHELALIRSLPAHSRAFLIRQPDASVVVRLDLSGAPEVLAVLSGRESTVRRLDLLREAVGDNPADWFPPLTGHAWPGGSTIDEAPIGGGGGEVPFRLAAE from the coding sequence ATGAGCAAATGGATCGGCGCCGCCGCCTGGAGCGCGAAGGAAGCGCGCGCGGGCGATCGGCTGCCTTATGCGAAGCTGATCGACGGGAACACCGTCCTGCTGCGCGACGGCAGCGTGATGACCGCGCTGCAGGTGCCCGGCCTGCTGTTCGAAACCGAGGATTCGGACGCACTCAATCACCATGCCGCCACCCGTGAGGTGATGCTGCGTTCGACGCTCGATGCGCGCTTCGTGCTCTACCATCACGTCATCCGCCGCCGGGTGCAGATCGAGCTCGAGGCCGAGTTCCCCGATCCGCTGACCGCGCACATCGACCGGCGCTGGAAGGAGCGGCTGGCCGGCGGCTCGCTGTTCGTGAATGACCAGTTCGTCACGCTCATCCGCCGGCCGGCACGCGGCAAGGCCGGCCTGGCCGAAAAGGCATCCAGGATGTGGAGCCGGAAAGGCCAGCGCGAGGTCGAGGCCGATCCCAGGGACGTGCGTGCCCTCAAAGCCGCCGCGACCGGACTCGTCGCTTCGCTGCAAGCCTACGGCGCGGCGCTGCTCGACGATTACGAAGGGCCGAGTGGGGCGACCAACAACGAGATCCTCGAGCTTCTGTCGGCGCTCTACAACGGCGAAATGCGCCCGGTCCGCCGCCCCGCGGACGAAACCGACATCGGGCAGATGCTGCCGTATCGCCGCGCGAGCTTCGGGCTCGACGCGATGGAGCTGCGCGGTTCGGGCGAACCCGATTTCGCCGCGCTTCTCAGCCTCAAGGATTATCCCGAAGCGACCAGCCCGGGTCTGCTCGATGCGCTGCTGCGTCAGCCGTTCGAGATGGTCGTCAGCGAAAGCTACGCTCCGTCCGAACGCACGACGGCGCGCGAGCGGATGGACCTCGCGATCCGACGCCTCAAGTCGGCCGACGAGGAAGCGATGGCCGAGCGGCACGACATGCTCGCCGCTCGCGATGCCCTCGGGAACGGCGCGGTCGGCTTTGGCGACCATCACCTGACCGTGCTGGTGCGCGAGCGCAGCTTGCCCTCGCTCGACGAAGCGACCGCGGCCTGTGCCGCGGCGCTCGCCGATACCGGCGCGATCGTCGTGCGCGAGGATACCAATCTCGAACCCGCGTTCTGGGCACAGTTCCCCGGCAACGAGGCCTATATCGCCCGCCGCGCGATGATCTCGAGCGCCAACATGGCCAGCTTCGGCTCGTTCCATGGCATGGCCTTGGGTCAGGCCGACGGGAACCACTGGGGCGAAGCGGTCACGCTGCTGCAGACCACCAGCCAGACGCCGTTCTTCTTCAACTTCCACACCGGCGATCTCGGCAACTTCACCGTCATCGGCCCATCGGGCAGCGGCAAGACCGTGGTGATGAATTTCCTCGCCGCGCAGGCGCAGAAATTCAGCCCCAGGACGATCCTTTTCGACAAGGACCGGGGTGCTGAACTCTTCATCCGCGGAATCGGCGGACGGTACGACCGGATCGCCAGCGGAGAGCCGACCGGGTTCAACCCGCTCGCCCTGCCCGATACGCCGGGCAACCGCGCGTTCCTGCGCGAATGGCTCGCCGTGCTGCTCAAGGCCGAAGGGCCGGAGGAATTGGCGACCATCGCGGGCGCGGTCGACGCGGCCTATGCCAACGACGCGTCGCTGCGCCGCCTCAGGCATTTCCGCGAGCTTTTGTCGGGGGCGAAGCGGCCGCAGCCGGGCGACCTTGCCGACCGGCTCTCGGCGTGGATTTCGGGCGGCGAGCACAGCTGGCTGTTCGACAACGACCACGACCGGCTAGACCTGTCGCAGCGCGTGCTCGGCTTCGACATGACCGCGCTGCTCGAAAGCCCGCGTCTGCGCACGCCGACGATGATGTACCTGTTCCACCGGATCGAGGAGCGGCTCGACGGAAAGCCGACGATGCTCCTGATCGACGAGGGCTGGAAAGCGCTCGACGACGAGGTCTTCGCCGCGCGCATCCGCGACTGGCTGAAAACGCTGCGCAAGCGCAATGCGCTCGTCGGCTTCGCGACGCAGTCGGCGCGTGACGCGCTCGAAAGCCGCATCGCGACTGCGCTCGTCGAGCAGACCGCGACGATGATCTTCATGCCCAATGCCCGCGCCCGGGCCGAAGACTACTGCGACGGGTTCGGCCTGACCCAGCACGAACTCGCGCTGATTCGCTCCCTCCCGGCGCATAGCCGGGCGTTCCTGATCCGCCAGCCGGACGCCAGCGTCGTCGTGCGGCTCGACCTGTCGGGCGCGCCCGAGGTGCTCGCGGTGCTTTCGGGCAGGGAAAGCACGGTCCGGAGGCTCGACCTGCTGCGCGAGGCGGTGGGCGACAACCCTGCAGACTGGTTCCCGCCGCTCACCGGCCATGCCTGGCCCGGCGGTTCGACCATCGACGAGGCGCCGATCGGGGGAGGCGGGGGCGAAGTGCCCTTCCGCCTCGCCGCCGAATGA